A section of the Pyxidicoccus xibeiensis genome encodes:
- a CDS encoding EI24 domain-containing protein, which translates to MSPHSAVPTIAPQPRLSDFFQGLGLLGRALSLVFRSKRLFLLSALCAVVTAVALVGLAWLLVRHAPGVLDSLWTRPDSWYGRAAWGTVLVLSSLVVWVVGANVVPPLLLAPLQDPLSETTEAVVGGDEGAPFSLGSLLRGLVTGVAHTLARLFFLLVGLAVLLPLHLIPVVGSILWTVLGSLWTMTWMAGEFLAAPMTRHLYPFAEVRRMLRERRALCLGLGAGVYVLLWVPILNTFFLPLAIIAGTLLYRGLRQAGVLAPPPAPGPGALK; encoded by the coding sequence ATGAGCCCACATTCCGCCGTCCCCACCATCGCCCCCCAGCCCCGCCTGTCGGACTTCTTCCAGGGACTGGGGCTGCTCGGCCGTGCCCTCTCCCTGGTCTTCCGCTCCAAGCGCCTCTTCCTCCTGTCCGCCCTCTGCGCCGTCGTCACGGCCGTGGCCCTGGTGGGCCTGGCCTGGCTCCTCGTACGGCATGCCCCCGGCGTGCTGGACTCGCTGTGGACGCGGCCTGACTCCTGGTACGGCCGCGCCGCCTGGGGCACCGTGCTGGTCCTCTCCTCACTCGTCGTCTGGGTGGTGGGCGCCAACGTGGTGCCCCCGCTGCTGCTCGCCCCGCTGCAGGACCCCTTGTCCGAGACGACGGAGGCCGTGGTGGGGGGCGACGAGGGCGCGCCCTTCTCCCTGGGCAGCCTGCTGCGCGGGCTCGTCACCGGCGTGGCCCACACCCTGGCCCGCCTCTTCTTCCTCCTCGTGGGACTGGCCGTCCTCCTGCCCCTCCACCTGATACCCGTGGTGGGCAGCATCCTCTGGACGGTGCTCGGCAGCCTCTGGACGATGACCTGGATGGCGGGCGAGTTCCTGGCCGCCCCCATGACGCGCCACCTCTACCCCTTCGCCGAGGTGCGCCGCATGCTCCGGGAGCGCCGGGCCCTCTGCCTGGGCCTGGGCGCGGGCGTCTACGTCCTGCTCTGGGTTCCCATCCTCAACACCTTCTTCCTCCCCCTGGCCATCATCGCCGGCACCCTCCTCTACCGGGGCCTGCGTCAGGCCGGGGTGCTGGCTCCCCCTCCTGCCCCCGGACCGGGTGCCTTGAAATAA
- a CDS encoding MXAN_5808 family serine peptidase, whose amino-acid sequence MNHMPRFLRRITAVAVLLGAWALVGSDRAPLPLTMGAAEAGQGSWDGSLPAAKGEKNPHDLNSLRVLTKVILYVKENYVDPKRVKPKEMMISALEYVEKSVPDVLVEGSADTGKLNVNVNGKQREFDIAHVDSLWKMSFALKDVFDFLSKNMRPIEETRDIEYAAVNGMLSTLDPHSVLLRPELYREMKLSTKGEFGGLGFVIQMREGNLTVVKVLPKTPAHRAGIQKDDRIKKIGEESTVNMDLNEAVSKLRGAVDSRITITVERDGWEKARPMTLARAMISIESVQHKMLAGNVGYVRLKNFQGNTTRDLESALSELRKQAAAKGGFKGLVLDMRGNPGGLLEQAIQVSDTFLSSGTIVATVGLSDKLREEKRARPTEGEDAYPIAVLVNAGSASASEIVAGALKNLDRAVIIGRQTFGKGSVQVLYDFPDDSALKLTIAKYLTPGDVSIQEVGIVPDIQLIPTRVTDERLDVFAPRRSMGEADLDQHFGNPDSTTVAKKREDVLDREKPQESLKYLKVDEKQQQAAAAKEESKNPKVAANEKAAGEKKHGEKDPMLDVDVAGQGEDLDDQLDAESQDEIKEDFEVQFARDYVLRAPATTRKQQLQQGKAFVDQKRKDEEARINAAIAGLGIDWSAGPTPKSVQLAATLSPGADAKIAAGEVLEMVVTAENKGTEPLKRVRAWTESDNAFLDRREFLFGALSPGEKKSWKVKVRLPKDLTSRRDDVTVRFFDDQGALPETRVAELNFVELPRPAFAFNWQVVDDCTACNGDGTVQRGETVAVLLDVTNAGTGPALDSFTQIKNGGDANIFIEKGRFKLGELKPGETKTARFNLEVKKGFKGDTFPLKLAIIDEPLEEFVMEKLELPVRDAAVAALEPKKSFVRVNDKAELFGAPATDARPVAKVGAATVLPVEAVSKGFYRVELEKGRFAFVRTQDAREQKSARGGTAPKLAWTTNHRPPDIRLDVDPAAGGLVANGEKFSLTGTVTDPNGLLDVYVLVNDQKVYFKGVDPKGGEPNTLKIATEFTLKEGNNNVLVVAREDSDFASRRTLVIRRRPAEVAQKVASPGGATSVKPQPQ is encoded by the coding sequence ATGAATCACATGCCGCGTTTCCTCCGCCGCATCACAGCCGTTGCCGTGCTCCTCGGCGCCTGGGCCCTGGTGGGCAGTGACAGGGCTCCCTTGCCGCTCACCATGGGCGCAGCCGAGGCCGGGCAAGGCTCCTGGGACGGCAGCCTGCCTGCCGCCAAGGGCGAGAAGAACCCTCACGACCTGAACAGCCTCCGGGTCCTGACGAAGGTCATCCTCTACGTGAAGGAGAACTACGTCGACCCCAAGCGCGTGAAGCCCAAGGAGATGATGATCTCCGCGCTGGAGTACGTGGAGAAGAGCGTCCCCGACGTCCTCGTCGAGGGCAGCGCGGACACGGGCAAGCTCAACGTCAACGTGAACGGCAAGCAGCGCGAGTTCGACATCGCGCACGTCGACTCGCTCTGGAAGATGTCCTTCGCCCTGAAGGACGTGTTCGACTTCCTGTCGAAGAACATGCGTCCCATCGAGGAGACGCGCGACATCGAGTACGCGGCCGTCAACGGCATGCTGTCCACGCTGGACCCGCACTCGGTGCTGCTGCGCCCGGAGCTCTACCGGGAGATGAAGCTGTCCACCAAGGGTGAGTTCGGCGGCCTGGGCTTCGTCATCCAGATGCGCGAGGGCAACCTCACCGTCGTCAAGGTGCTGCCCAAGACGCCCGCGCACCGCGCCGGCATCCAGAAGGACGACCGCATCAAGAAGATTGGCGAGGAGTCCACCGTCAACATGGACCTCAACGAGGCCGTGTCCAAGCTGCGCGGCGCGGTGGACAGCCGCATCACGATTACGGTGGAGCGCGACGGCTGGGAGAAGGCCCGCCCCATGACGCTGGCCCGCGCGATGATCTCCATCGAGAGCGTCCAGCACAAGATGCTCGCCGGCAACGTCGGCTACGTGCGCCTGAAGAACTTCCAGGGCAACACCACCCGCGACCTCGAGTCCGCGCTGTCCGAGCTGCGCAAGCAGGCGGCGGCCAAGGGCGGCTTCAAGGGCCTCGTGCTGGACATGCGCGGCAACCCGGGCGGCCTGCTGGAGCAGGCCATCCAGGTGTCGGACACCTTCCTCTCCAGCGGCACCATCGTCGCGACGGTGGGCCTGTCGGACAAGCTGCGCGAGGAGAAGCGCGCGCGTCCCACCGAGGGCGAGGACGCGTACCCCATCGCGGTGCTGGTCAACGCCGGCAGCGCCTCCGCCTCCGAGATTGTCGCCGGCGCGCTGAAGAACCTGGACCGCGCGGTCATCATCGGCCGGCAGACGTTCGGCAAGGGCAGCGTGCAGGTGCTGTACGACTTCCCCGACGACAGCGCGCTGAAGCTGACCATCGCCAAGTACCTCACGCCCGGTGACGTCTCCATCCAGGAGGTCGGCATCGTCCCGGACATCCAGCTCATCCCCACGCGCGTCACCGACGAGCGCCTGGACGTCTTCGCCCCCCGCCGCTCCATGGGCGAGGCGGACCTGGACCAGCACTTCGGCAACCCGGACTCCACCACCGTCGCCAAGAAGCGCGAGGACGTGCTGGACCGCGAGAAGCCCCAGGAGAGCCTCAAGTACCTGAAGGTGGACGAGAAGCAGCAGCAGGCCGCCGCCGCGAAGGAGGAGTCCAAGAACCCGAAGGTCGCCGCCAACGAGAAGGCCGCGGGTGAGAAGAAGCACGGCGAGAAGGACCCCATGCTGGACGTGGACGTGGCCGGCCAGGGCGAGGACCTGGACGACCAGCTCGACGCCGAGTCCCAGGACGAAATCAAGGAGGACTTCGAGGTCCAGTTCGCGCGCGACTACGTGCTGCGCGCCCCGGCCACCACCCGCAAGCAGCAGCTGCAGCAGGGCAAGGCCTTCGTGGACCAGAAGCGCAAGGACGAGGAGGCGCGCATCAACGCCGCCATCGCCGGCCTGGGCATCGACTGGAGCGCCGGCCCCACGCCCAAGAGCGTGCAGCTGGCCGCCACCCTGTCCCCCGGCGCGGACGCGAAGATTGCCGCGGGCGAGGTGCTGGAGATGGTCGTCACCGCCGAGAACAAGGGCACCGAGCCCCTCAAGCGCGTCCGGGCCTGGACGGAGAGCGACAACGCCTTCCTCGACCGCCGCGAGTTCCTCTTCGGCGCGCTGTCTCCTGGCGAGAAGAAGTCCTGGAAGGTGAAGGTGCGCCTGCCCAAGGACCTGACCAGCCGCCGCGACGACGTGACGGTGCGCTTCTTCGACGACCAGGGCGCGCTGCCCGAGACGCGCGTGGCCGAGCTCAACTTCGTGGAGCTGCCGCGCCCCGCCTTCGCCTTCAACTGGCAGGTGGTGGATGACTGCACGGCCTGCAACGGCGACGGCACGGTGCAGCGCGGTGAGACGGTGGCCGTGCTGCTGGACGTGACGAACGCGGGCACCGGCCCGGCGCTCGACTCCTTCACGCAGATCAAGAATGGCGGGGACGCCAACATCTTCATCGAGAAGGGCCGCTTCAAGCTGGGCGAGCTCAAGCCCGGCGAGACGAAGACGGCGCGCTTCAACCTGGAGGTGAAGAAGGGCTTCAAGGGCGACACCTTCCCGCTGAAGCTGGCCATCATCGACGAGCCCCTGGAGGAGTTCGTCATGGAGAAGCTGGAGCTGCCCGTGCGTGACGCCGCGGTGGCCGCGCTGGAGCCCAAGAAGAGCTTCGTCCGGGTGAACGACAAGGCGGAGCTGTTCGGCGCCCCGGCGACGGACGCCCGCCCGGTGGCCAAGGTGGGCGCGGCGACGGTGCTGCCCGTGGAGGCCGTGTCCAAGGGCTTCTACCGGGTGGAGCTGGAGAAGGGCCGCTTCGCCTTCGTGCGCACGCAGGACGCTCGCGAGCAGAAGTCCGCCCGTGGCGGCACGGCGCCCAAGCTGGCGTGGACCACGAACCACCGCCCGCCGGACATCCGCCTGGACGTGGACCCGGCCGCGGGCGGCCTGGTGGCCAACGGGGAGAAGTTCTCCCTGACGGGCACGGTGACGGACCCCAACGGCCTGCTGGACGTGTACGTGCTGGTGAACGACCAGAAGGTCTACTTCAAGGGCGTGGACCCCAAGGGCGGCGAGCCGAACACGCTGAAGATCGCCACGGAGTTCACGCTGAAGGAGGGCAACAACAACGTGCTGGTGGTGGCGCGCGAGGACAGTGACTTCGCCAGCCGCCGCACGCTGGTCATCCGCCGCCGTCCGGCGGAGGTGGCCCAGAAGGTGGCGTCGCCGGGTGGCGCCACCTCCGTGAAGCCCCAGCCGCAGTAG
- a CDS encoding glutamate--cysteine ligase: MSLDLKRAASEAITSVDMLVAGFRAAEKPRSEHRLGLEHEKLLYPAGSARPLPYEGEAGVGALLMRLAPAGYTPFRETPESPVIALQRGEATISLEPGGQLELSGSPFHTAREAHAENLAHLQEVKAATDALGLKVVFLGYRPTVTTADMPWMPKTRYLVMRRTLPERGRLALNMMLMTATGQVSLDWADEADCVRKTVVVARLAPLMNAMYANSPLVEGKPSGYLSFRNRVWDEVDPTRCGYLPAFFDGSFSYRAYVDWAIDAPLLFLRRNGQYLHPKLTFRQLLKEGFEGHPPDLADWTDHLSTLFPEVRLKKVLEVRGADCVNPAMTGALGALWRGILYDATALDEAERLLPKLSFTEHLAFHDTARREGLGGKLGSQELHRLAAEMVAISRRGLQRLDAADAPLLEPLAEVAASGRSPAKAVLEAWEKDPRPEQVLARFSL; this comes from the coding sequence ATGTCTCTCGATCTCAAGCGCGCGGCCTCCGAGGCCATCACTTCTGTCGACATGCTGGTGGCCGGCTTCCGGGCCGCTGAGAAGCCCCGGAGCGAGCACCGGCTCGGCCTGGAGCACGAGAAGCTCCTCTACCCCGCGGGTTCCGCGCGCCCCCTTCCCTATGAGGGAGAGGCCGGTGTGGGCGCCCTGCTGATGCGGCTGGCCCCGGCGGGCTACACGCCCTTCCGCGAGACGCCCGAGTCGCCCGTCATCGCCCTCCAGCGCGGCGAGGCCACCATCTCCCTGGAGCCCGGCGGCCAGCTGGAGCTGTCCGGCAGCCCCTTCCACACGGCCCGCGAGGCCCACGCGGAGAACCTGGCCCACCTCCAGGAGGTGAAGGCGGCCACGGACGCGCTGGGGCTGAAGGTCGTCTTCCTGGGCTACCGCCCCACCGTCACCACGGCGGACATGCCGTGGATGCCCAAGACGCGCTACCTCGTCATGCGGCGCACCCTGCCGGAGCGCGGCCGGCTGGCGCTGAACATGATGCTGATGACCGCCACCGGACAGGTGTCCCTGGACTGGGCGGACGAGGCGGACTGTGTCCGCAAGACGGTGGTGGTGGCGCGGCTGGCCCCGCTGATGAACGCGATGTACGCCAACAGCCCGCTCGTGGAGGGCAAGCCGTCCGGCTACCTGTCCTTCCGCAACCGCGTCTGGGACGAGGTGGACCCCACGCGCTGTGGCTACCTGCCGGCGTTCTTCGACGGCTCCTTCTCCTACCGGGCCTATGTGGACTGGGCCATCGACGCGCCGCTGCTCTTCCTGCGCCGCAACGGGCAGTACCTGCACCCCAAGCTCACCTTCAGGCAGCTGCTGAAGGAGGGCTTCGAGGGGCACCCGCCGGACCTGGCGGACTGGACGGACCACCTGTCCACGCTGTTCCCCGAGGTGCGGCTGAAGAAGGTCCTCGAGGTGCGCGGCGCGGACTGCGTCAACCCGGCGATGACGGGCGCGCTGGGGGCGCTGTGGCGCGGCATCCTCTACGACGCCACCGCGCTGGACGAGGCGGAGCGGCTGCTGCCGAAGCTCTCCTTCACCGAGCACCTGGCCTTCCACGACACCGCGCGCCGCGAGGGCCTTGGCGGGAAGCTGGGCTCCCAGGAGCTGCACCGGCTGGCGGCGGAGATGGTGGCCATCTCCCGGCGCGGCCTGCAGCGGCTGGATGCCGCGGACGCGCCGCTGCTGGAGCCGCTGGCGGAGGTGGCTGCCTCCGGGCGCTCGCCCGCGAAGGCGGTGCTCGAGGCATGGGAGAAGGACCCCCGCCCCGAGCAGGTGCTGGCGCGCTTCTCGCTCTGA
- a CDS encoding glycerophosphodiester phosphodiesterase: MLLLAHRGASDDAPENTLEAFTEAARQGADGVELDAMVCGSGEVVVCHDDDLKRLAGLPWEVRSTPWWKLRRADVGSTLGFAPARIPLLEEVLDALPEHFLVNIELKCERFDDGGLAGKVGELVRRLGMSERVVVSSFNPLCLFRLAAAAPELRRGFLIDPDKPWAVQAYGLSPLVSSHSVHPSHEACTPERVAAWRNAGLRVAAWTVNDAERANVLARMGVSYLITNRPGVVRQALRPAA, from the coding sequence ATGCTCCTGCTTGCCCACCGTGGTGCCAGTGACGACGCCCCCGAGAACACCCTGGAAGCCTTCACCGAGGCCGCCCGTCAGGGCGCCGACGGGGTGGAGCTGGACGCCATGGTGTGCGGCTCCGGCGAGGTGGTGGTCTGCCACGACGACGACCTGAAGCGGCTGGCGGGCCTGCCCTGGGAGGTGCGCAGCACCCCGTGGTGGAAGCTGCGCCGCGCCGACGTGGGCTCGACGCTGGGCTTTGCCCCCGCCCGCATCCCCCTGCTGGAGGAGGTGCTGGACGCGCTGCCCGAGCACTTCCTCGTCAACATCGAGCTGAAGTGCGAGCGCTTCGACGACGGCGGCCTCGCGGGCAAGGTAGGGGAGCTGGTCCGGCGGCTCGGCATGTCCGAGCGCGTGGTCGTCTCCAGCTTCAACCCGCTGTGCCTCTTCCGCCTCGCCGCCGCCGCGCCGGAGCTGCGCCGGGGCTTCCTCATCGACCCGGACAAGCCCTGGGCCGTGCAGGCCTACGGGTTGAGCCCGCTGGTGTCCTCACACTCGGTCCACCCCTCCCACGAGGCGTGCACACCCGAGCGCGTCGCGGCCTGGCGCAACGCCGGCCTGCGCGTGGCGGCCTGGACGGTGAACGATGCCGAGCGCGCCAACGTCCTGGCGCGGATGGGCGTCAGCTACCTCATCACCAACCGGCCCGGCGTCGTGCGCCAGGCCCTGCGCCCCGCGGCGTAG
- a CDS encoding twin-arginine translocase TatA/TatE family subunit, protein MAPHFAPAASCAQQSSHRARPQVDARLASPGPLLHCAPIMLGLGLGEIIVLGFILLVVFSAARMGQLGNAVGKFVYSFKKASKGEDLVDVKTLSTTRRGTTDAEVSDPEPPRRR, encoded by the coding sequence ATGGCCCCGCACTTTGCGCCGGCCGCGTCCTGCGCGCAGCAGTCGTCCCACCGGGCGCGTCCACAGGTGGACGCGCGGCTTGCCTCCCCCGGGCCTTTGCTGCACTGTGCCCCCATCATGCTGGGCCTCGGCCTCGGAGAAATCATCGTCCTCGGCTTCATCCTGCTGGTGGTCTTCTCGGCCGCCCGCATGGGTCAGCTCGGCAATGCCGTGGGCAAGTTCGTCTATTCGTTCAAGAAGGCCTCGAAGGGTGAGGACCTGGTGGACGTGAAGACGCTGTCCACGACGCGCCGGGGCACCACGGACGCCGAGGTCTCGGACCCCGAGCCGCCGCGCCGCCGCTAG
- a CDS encoding outer membrane beta-barrel protein, with protein MRLSAVGGIAAAALCLSGPALAIEAQKVGEALNYSDTPPVGIDVRVGLGGFTGDLGDQTGVGPLFGINAGAQPWSFIGIEAGYEGQRLPIDDNRVGDGEGIWRHNVGLLAKVGPLIDEKWRPFVGAGAGLSYLNPSDDAEGIYDSDFVSELPLAAGVDYRLGNLFAGARATYRIVGDEEVVNDAVTNNDEKGSLFNASIMVGGRF; from the coding sequence ATGCGACTTTCAGCGGTGGGAGGAATCGCGGCAGCGGCCCTGTGCCTGTCCGGGCCGGCCCTGGCGATTGAAGCCCAGAAGGTGGGCGAGGCGCTGAACTACAGCGATACGCCCCCGGTGGGTATCGACGTGCGCGTGGGCCTGGGCGGCTTCACGGGGGACCTGGGAGACCAGACGGGCGTGGGCCCGCTGTTCGGCATCAACGCCGGCGCGCAGCCCTGGTCCTTCATCGGAATCGAGGCGGGCTACGAGGGCCAGCGCCTGCCCATCGACGACAACCGCGTGGGCGACGGCGAGGGCATCTGGCGCCACAACGTGGGCCTGCTGGCCAAGGTGGGCCCGCTCATCGACGAGAAGTGGCGGCCCTTCGTGGGCGCGGGCGCGGGCTTGAGCTACCTCAACCCGTCCGACGACGCCGAGGGCATCTACGACAGCGACTTCGTCTCGGAGCTCCCGCTGGCCGCGGGCGTGGACTACCGGCTCGGCAACCTCTTCGCCGGCGCGCGCGCCACCTACCGCATCGTCGGTGACGAGGAGGTCGTCAACGACGCGGTGACCAACAACGACGAGAAGGGCAGCCTCTTCAACGCCAGCATCATGGTGGGCGGCCGCTTCTAG